One genomic window of Borreliella garinii includes the following:
- the glpK gene encoding glycerol kinase GlpK → MKYILSIDQGTTSSRAIVFDKHANIKGLAQKEFAQIYPQPSWVEHDPTEIWGSQLGVITEALANSRILPNEVDAIGITNQRETTVIWEKSTGKPIYNAIVWQDRRTAKICDQLTKEGKDKIILEKTGLVLDSYFSGTKILWILDNVEGARQKAENGELCFGTIDTWLLWNLTQKKVHATDYSNASRTLLLNIKTLEWDDELLKILNIPKAILPELKESSTIYGKTDKSIFGAEIPIAGIAGDQFAATFGQACLKKGMAKNTYGTGCFLTVNIGKEPIINHERLLTSIAWGRKKTVTYVLEGSVFIGGAVIQWLRDGLEFFRKSSDAESLASSVSDNGGVYFVPAFVGLGAPHWDSYARGTILGITRGSTKAHITRAALESIAFQSFDILNTMKKSIPNFEIKELRVDGGASRNNLLMQFQADLLECKVVRPKITETTALGAAYLAGLASGYWQSAEEIISLWQVDKIFEPSMPKNQKEKLLENWNRAIERSKSWIQSSNSL, encoded by the coding sequence ATGAAATATATTTTATCTATTGATCAAGGTACTACTAGCTCAAGAGCAATAGTATTTGATAAACATGCAAACATAAAAGGGCTTGCTCAAAAAGAATTTGCTCAAATTTATCCACAACCAAGCTGGGTGGAGCATGATCCTACTGAAATATGGGGATCGCAACTTGGAGTTATAACAGAAGCTCTTGCAAATTCAAGAATTTTACCTAATGAAGTTGATGCTATTGGAATAACTAATCAAAGAGAAACTACGGTCATATGGGAAAAAAGCACAGGAAAACCCATTTATAATGCAATAGTATGGCAAGATAGAAGAACTGCAAAAATTTGTGACCAATTAACAAAAGAGGGAAAAGATAAAATTATTCTGGAAAAAACAGGCTTAGTACTAGATTCTTATTTTAGTGGTACAAAAATACTGTGGATCTTGGATAATGTAGAGGGCGCTAGACAAAAAGCTGAAAATGGTGAATTGTGTTTTGGAACAATAGATACATGGCTATTGTGGAATCTGACTCAAAAAAAAGTACATGCAACCGATTACTCTAATGCCTCAAGAACATTATTGTTAAACATCAAAACATTAGAATGGGATGATGAACTTTTAAAGATATTAAATATTCCAAAAGCAATTTTGCCCGAACTTAAAGAAAGCTCTACAATATATGGCAAAACAGACAAATCGATATTTGGAGCAGAAATTCCTATTGCAGGAATTGCCGGAGATCAATTTGCAGCAACATTTGGACAAGCCTGCCTTAAAAAAGGTATGGCTAAAAACACATATGGAACTGGTTGCTTTTTAACGGTTAATATAGGTAAAGAACCAATTATTAACCATGAAAGACTTTTAACTTCAATCGCGTGGGGAAGAAAAAAAACCGTAACCTATGTTCTTGAAGGAAGTGTTTTTATTGGTGGAGCCGTAATCCAGTGGCTAAGAGACGGTCTTGAATTTTTCAGAAAAAGCTCAGATGCAGAATCATTGGCAAGCTCTGTTTCAGATAATGGGGGAGTTTATTTTGTACCAGCATTTGTTGGACTTGGTGCACCTCATTGGGATTCTTATGCAAGAGGAACAATCCTCGGAATAACAAGGGGATCGACAAAAGCGCACATTACAAGAGCTGCTCTTGAAAGCATTGCATTTCAAAGTTTTGATATACTAAATACCATGAAAAAATCCATTCCCAACTTTGAAATTAAAGAATTAAGAGTAGACGGAGGAGCAAGTCGAAACAATCTATTAATGCAATTTCAAGCTGATCTTTTAGAATGTAAAGTTGTAAGACCAAAAATAACAGAAACAACAGCACTTGGAGCTGCTTATCTTGCAGGGCTTGCATCAGGTTATTGGCAAAGCGCCGAAGAAATCATAAGTCTTTGGCAAGTAGATAAAATATTTGAACCTTCAATGCCAAAAAATCAAAAAGAAAAGCTTCTTGAGAATTGGAACAGAGCAATTGAAAGATCAAAATCCTGGATACAGAGTTCCAATAGTCTATAA
- a CDS encoding MIP/aquaporin family protein, with amino-acid sequence MNYTKLQEFISEFLGTFILLALGTGSVAMTVLFPSSPEITGEIIKGGYTNIVFGWGLGVTFGIYTSARISGAHLNPAVSIGLASTGKFPVSKLLHYIIAQILGAFTGALMTLVVFYPKWIEIDPGLENTQGIMATFPAVSGFLPGFIDQVFGTFLLMFLISVVGDFVKKHDDNPFIPFIIGAVVLAIGISFGGMNGYAINPARDLGPRILLLFAGFKNHGFNNLSIFIVPIIGPIIGAILGATIYEFTLKNNKG; translated from the coding sequence ATGAATTATACGAAACTTCAAGAATTCATATCGGAATTTTTGGGAACATTTATCCTATTAGCTCTAGGAACTGGGTCTGTTGCAATGACAGTATTATTTCCCTCAAGTCCTGAAATAACAGGAGAAATAATAAAAGGGGGATATACAAATATAGTATTTGGATGGGGACTAGGTGTAACTTTTGGTATTTATACATCAGCAAGAATTAGTGGAGCACACTTAAACCCAGCTGTTAGCATAGGATTAGCAAGTACTGGAAAATTTCCCGTTTCAAAACTTTTACATTACATTATAGCTCAAATATTAGGAGCATTTACAGGTGCATTAATGACACTTGTTGTATTTTATCCTAAATGGATAGAAATAGATCCTGGTCTAGAAAATACTCAAGGTATAATGGCGACTTTCCCTGCTGTTTCTGGATTTTTGCCTGGATTTATTGATCAAGTTTTTGGAACCTTTTTGCTAATGTTTTTAATTTCTGTTGTTGGAGATTTTGTAAAAAAACACGATGATAATCCATTTATTCCATTTATTATAGGAGCGGTGGTTTTGGCAATAGGAATAAGTTTTGGAGGAATGAACGGCTATGCTATTAATCCTGCAAGAGATCTGGGACCAAGAATTTTACTCTTATTTGCTGGATTTAAAAATCACGGCTTTAATAACCTAAGCATATTTATTGTGCCAATAATCGGGCCAATAATTGGAGCAATTTTAGGCGCTACAATTTACGAATTTACACTAAAAAACAATAAAGGCTAA
- a CDS encoding deoxynucleoside kinase — protein sequence MIVIEGLIGVGKTTLGNILSNELKVPFYSELNNDFTLAVLDKFYRDKSRWAFPVQINFLNERFKLIKGVFRTKGGILDRSIYGDCVFASLLNCDGHISDEEYKIYIDLLDNMLEHSQRPSLLIYLDCSIDEVERRIKNRNRSFEMNIPRDYLEGLNRKYLKWYNEYSLSSKIKFSYDDINIFNEEDKNKVISLIRDKLVL from the coding sequence GTGATTGTAATAGAAGGTTTAATTGGGGTAGGAAAAACTACTCTTGGAAATATTTTATCAAATGAATTGAAAGTTCCTTTTTACAGTGAACTTAATAATGATTTTACTTTGGCTGTATTAGATAAATTTTATAGGGATAAATCCAGATGGGCATTCCCAGTTCAAATTAATTTTCTTAATGAGAGGTTTAAGCTAATAAAAGGTGTGTTTAGAACAAAAGGGGGTATACTTGACAGATCTATTTATGGTGATTGTGTGTTTGCGTCTCTTTTAAATTGCGATGGGCATATTTCTGATGAGGAGTATAAAATATATATTGATCTTCTTGATAATATGCTTGAACATTCTCAGCGTCCAAGTTTACTTATTTATCTTGATTGTAGTATTGATGAGGTTGAGCGTAGGATTAAAAATAGAAATAGAAGCTTTGAAATGAATATTCCTAGAGATTATCTTGAGGGTCTTAATAGGAAATATTTGAAGTGGTATAATGAATACAGCTTGTCTTCAAAGATAAAATTTTCTTACGATGATATAAATATTTTTAATGAAGAAGATAAGAATAAAGTGATTTCTTTAATTAGAGATAAACTTGTATTATAA
- the lnt gene encoding apolipoprotein N-acyltransferase — MKTRCFCLAAFSGILTTLAIPNEIKETGYSILGFVAYVPLFIALNKLEDKKTLIRLTVFYFIIANSLQNFWLGFFHAFGWITFIGVIIGYIPYSLILGYCLYYSLKSFKNKTIVITMLFTFYDYSRSIGFLAYPWGLAAFTVNNFNDLIQVADIFGVFFVSFAVYFLNSGIADFLIHKNKTNLLNTIFPILLITTSFTYGMLKKIELKNLLAKEIDSLNIAAIQLNTDPWLPGNDKKGIRDSITITEQALKENPEIEFVVWSEGVLTYPFSEEDQYFKNYDLHNELKNFIKERKIPFAIGAPSNVDKTIGIQQNSIYMIEPDLNIANIYSKIFLVPFAEKIPFYEYEFVRKFFKKNFRILGQLEGNKIEILKLKKFKFAPLICYDDAFPELSRFYKIQGANTLLNFSNDSWSKTNSAEWQHFVVAKFRSIENGIKTIRATNSGITAIINEYGESIKRLETFKKGYLLSTVKLSPTFTTIYEKIGDSFIHILMIMFLIITLRFHFIEDKNQLLSSSLVKIKV; from the coding sequence ATGAAAACTAGATGTTTTTGCCTAGCCGCATTTTCAGGAATTCTTACAACACTTGCAATTCCAAATGAAATTAAAGAAACCGGATATTCAATCCTAGGATTTGTTGCTTATGTACCGCTTTTTATAGCCTTAAACAAACTAGAAGATAAAAAAACATTAATAAGATTAACAGTATTTTACTTTATAATAGCCAATAGCTTGCAAAATTTTTGGCTTGGATTTTTTCATGCATTTGGATGGATTACATTCATAGGAGTAATAATAGGATATATTCCATATTCATTAATTTTGGGTTATTGTCTTTATTACTCTTTAAAAAGCTTTAAAAATAAGACAATAGTAATAACAATGCTTTTTACATTTTATGATTATTCAAGATCAATTGGATTTTTAGCATATCCCTGGGGACTTGCGGCTTTCACCGTAAATAACTTCAACGATTTAATTCAAGTAGCAGACATTTTTGGTGTATTTTTTGTATCATTTGCAGTCTACTTTTTAAACTCAGGAATTGCGGACTTTTTAATCCATAAAAACAAAACAAATTTGCTAAACACAATATTTCCAATATTGCTAATAACAACATCTTTTACTTACGGAATGCTTAAAAAAATAGAACTAAAAAACTTATTAGCAAAAGAAATAGATAGCCTAAACATTGCAGCTATTCAGCTCAACACTGACCCATGGTTGCCTGGAAATGATAAAAAAGGAATAAGAGATTCTATTACAATTACAGAACAAGCCTTAAAAGAAAATCCAGAAATAGAATTTGTGGTCTGGAGCGAAGGGGTATTAACCTACCCTTTTAGCGAAGAAGACCAATACTTTAAAAACTATGACCTACATAATGAACTGAAAAATTTTATAAAAGAAAGAAAAATCCCATTTGCTATTGGAGCTCCCTCAAATGTCGATAAAACTATAGGAATTCAACAAAACTCTATTTATATGATAGAGCCAGACCTCAACATTGCAAACATATACTCCAAAATATTCTTAGTCCCTTTTGCAGAAAAAATTCCATTTTACGAATATGAATTTGTAAGAAAATTTTTTAAAAAAAATTTTAGAATCTTGGGACAGCTTGAAGGAAATAAAATTGAAATATTAAAACTGAAAAAATTTAAATTTGCTCCATTAATATGTTATGACGATGCATTTCCAGAACTTTCAAGGTTTTATAAAATCCAAGGCGCTAATACATTGCTAAATTTTTCAAACGATTCTTGGTCAAAAACAAATTCGGCAGAATGGCAACACTTTGTTGTGGCTAAATTTAGAAGTATTGAAAATGGAATCAAAACCATTAGAGCTACAAATTCAGGAATTACTGCAATAATCAATGAATACGGAGAAAGCATTAAAAGATTAGAAACTTTTAAAAAAGGCTACTTATTATCAACTGTAAAACTGTCCCCAACATTTACAACTATCTATGAAAAAATTGGAGACTCGTTTATACATATATTAATGATAATGTTTTTAATTATAACGCTAAGATTTCACTTTATTGAAGATAAAAACCAATTATTATCATCCTCTTTGGTAAAAATCAAAGTCTGA
- the ychF gene encoding redox-regulated ATPase YchF, with protein sequence MKLNAGIVGLPNVGKSTLFSSLTSSKVEIANYPFCTIEPNVGIVEIPDERLLKISECIVPQKIIPAVMEFVDIAGLVKGASTGEGLGNKFLANIREVSLIVHVVRCFEEKKVIHINDDINPEKDITTINVELCLSDLETVQKSLQKQEKNVKSTDKKISESSKAIVSMLKRLEDHLSNMNPAIEFKFDDFEYSFIRSLNLLTFKKVLYVCNVDENSLSGNKYTDIVKNIALKEGNDFLILCAKIEAELVEIKDISYKNEMLESFGINDSGLSNLIKKAYYTLGLRTYFTAGLQEVRAWTFKQGIKAPKAAGIIHSDFERGFIKAEVYSCEDLFKFQSAQKLKEKGLIRIEGKEYLVRDGDVIFFKFNV encoded by the coding sequence ATGAAACTTAATGCGGGGATTGTTGGACTTCCCAATGTGGGTAAATCTACTTTATTTTCATCGTTGACATCATCCAAGGTTGAGATTGCGAATTATCCTTTTTGTACTATTGAGCCAAATGTAGGAATAGTAGAAATTCCTGATGAAAGGCTTTTGAAAATCTCAGAGTGCATTGTTCCACAGAAAATTATTCCTGCTGTTATGGAATTTGTGGATATTGCGGGTCTTGTTAAGGGAGCATCAACAGGGGAAGGGCTTGGTAATAAATTTTTGGCTAATATTCGAGAAGTTTCTCTTATTGTTCATGTTGTAAGATGTTTTGAAGAAAAAAAGGTTATTCATATTAATGATGATATTAATCCTGAAAAAGATATAACTACAATCAATGTTGAGCTTTGTCTATCAGATCTTGAGACTGTTCAAAAAAGCCTTCAAAAACAAGAAAAAAATGTTAAAAGCACCGATAAAAAAATTAGCGAATCCTCTAAGGCAATTGTTTCAATGTTAAAAAGACTTGAAGATCATTTAAGCAATATGAATCCTGCTATTGAGTTTAAATTTGATGATTTTGAATACAGCTTTATTAGATCATTAAATCTTTTGACTTTTAAAAAAGTTTTGTATGTTTGTAATGTTGATGAAAATTCACTTAGTGGTAATAAATATACAGATATTGTAAAAAATATTGCCTTAAAAGAAGGGAATGATTTTTTAATCTTGTGTGCCAAAATTGAAGCCGAGCTTGTTGAAATAAAGGATATATCTTATAAAAATGAAATGTTAGAATCATTTGGAATAAATGATAGCGGCCTTAGTAATTTAATTAAAAAAGCCTATTATACTTTAGGACTTAGAACCTATTTTACAGCAGGTTTACAAGAAGTTAGAGCTTGGACATTCAAACAGGGCATAAAAGCCCCTAAAGCTGCTGGAATAATTCATAGTGATTTTGAAAGGGGTTTTATTAAAGCAGAAGTTTATTCTTGTGAAGATTTGTTTAAATTTCAAAGTGCTCAAAAGCTAAAAGAGAAGGGACTTATTAGGATTGAAGGCAAAGAATATCTGGTAAGAGATGGAGATGTAATCTTTTTTAAATTTAATGTTTAG
- the rpsT gene encoding 30S ribosomal protein S20 yields MRKNASALKRSRQNLKRKIRNVSVKSELKTIEKRCINMIKAGRKDEAIEFFKFVAKKLDTAARKRIIHKNKAARKKSRLNVLLLK; encoded by the coding sequence TTGAGAAAAAATGCATCTGCATTGAAGCGCTCTCGTCAAAATTTAAAAAGAAAGATTAGAAATGTAAGCGTAAAAAGTGAATTAAAAACAATAGAAAAGCGCTGTATCAATATGATTAAAGCGGGCAGAAAAGACGAAGCTATTGAATTTTTTAAGTTTGTTGCAAAAAAACTAGACACTGCTGCTAGAAAGCGAATAATTCATAAAAATAAGGCTGCTAGAAAAAAATCTCGTTTAAATGTTTTGCTATTAAAGTAA
- a CDS encoding HU family DNA-binding protein has product MSFSRRPKITKSDIVDQISLNIRNNNLKLEKKYIRLVIDAFFEELKGNLCLNNVIEFRSFGTFEVRKRKGRLNARNPQTGEYVKVLDHHVAYFRPGKDLKERVWGIKG; this is encoded by the coding sequence ATGTCTTTTTCAAGAAGACCGAAGATTACTAAATCAGATATTGTTGATCAAATATCTTTGAATATTAGAAATAATAATCTAAAATTAGAAAAAAAATACATAAGACTCGTAATAGATGCTTTTTTTGAAGAGCTTAAAGGTAATCTTTGTTTAAATAATGTTATTGAGTTTAGATCTTTTGGTACATTTGAAGTTAGAAAAAGAAAGGGGCGTTTAAATGCGCGTAATCCTCAAACAGGAGAATATGTTAAGGTTTTAGATCATCATGTTGCGTATTTTCGTCCAGGCAAAGATTTGAAAGAGAGAGTGTGGGGTATTAAAGGTTAA
- a CDS encoding bactofilin family protein — MPVNMVDSYKWDCKLDASLTFRGKLKFEGTLYLDSSFEGEISSKGGVLFIGKNSKVITNVVICDTLIVEGILKGNVNAASKVYLNSGCKIYGDVKTKKIFINDNIIFDGKCEMIKSSEIVDLFSFTVSQIKDTLQ; from the coding sequence ATGCCGGTTAACATGGTAGATTCTTATAAATGGGATTGCAAGCTGGATGCTAGTTTAACTTTTAGAGGAAAATTAAAATTTGAAGGAACTTTGTATCTCGATTCTTCTTTTGAGGGTGAAATATCTTCGAAAGGGGGTGTGCTTTTTATTGGTAAAAACAGCAAGGTTATCACCAATGTGGTAATTTGTGATACATTAATAGTAGAAGGAATTTTGAAGGGCAATGTAAATGCCGCTAGTAAAGTTTATTTAAATAGCGGTTGTAAAATATATGGGGATGTAAAGACAAAAAAAATATTTATTAATGATAACATAATTTTTGATGGTAAGTGTGAAATGATAAAGTCTAGTGAAATTGTAGATTTATTTTCTTTCACCGTTTCACAAATAAAAGATACTTTGCAATAA
- the rho gene encoding transcription termination factor Rho, whose product MDKKNVGFDLESEIRRLDVSKEFKIEDNLKKKVVKVVAKKDSASNVTKSADLSSAKDSNGVLFSEFDYDIPASGLENNIKTLEQSNIIKFFNGKDYVEIEKLYDKPITEVRKIVEGLGTNHTIAVTMKKTELIFLLVKILSENNINVLFTGVLDVLSDGYGFLRTASNSYLSGGNDVYVSPSQIRLFNLRTGDILYGQIRSPRDGERFFAMVKIKSINNQDPTFAQNRIPFDNLTPLYPNIKLNLEYENCNISTRLINLFSPIGKGQRALIVSPPKAGKTTLLQKIANAITTNYSDVILMILLIDERPEEVTDMIRSVKGEVIASNFDEQASRHVQVAEMVIEKAKRLVENKKDVVILLDSITRLARAYNQTMPTSGKILSGGVDSNALHKPKRFFGSARNIEEGGSLTIIATALVDTGSKMDEVIFEEFKSTGNMELILDRSLADRRLFPAINIKKSGTRKEELLLSEEERSKILLIRRILGGVDDYEGVEVLIEKMKKSKNNEIFLKTMSNGN is encoded by the coding sequence ATGGATAAAAAAAATGTTGGATTTGATTTGGAAAGTGAAATAAGGCGGTTGGATGTTTCTAAAGAGTTTAAAATTGAAGATAATTTGAAAAAAAAAGTAGTTAAAGTTGTTGCTAAAAAGGATTCTGCATCTAATGTGACAAAATCTGCAGATTTAAGTAGCGCAAAGGATTCAAACGGTGTATTATTTTCTGAATTTGACTATGATATTCCTGCTTCAGGTTTAGAAAATAACATTAAAACTTTAGAGCAAAGCAATATCATAAAGTTTTTTAATGGTAAAGATTATGTAGAGATTGAAAAACTTTATGATAAGCCAATTACAGAGGTTAGAAAAATTGTTGAAGGTCTTGGGACCAATCATACCATTGCTGTAACAATGAAAAAAACCGAATTAATATTTTTATTGGTAAAAATATTAAGTGAGAACAATATTAATGTTTTATTTACAGGCGTGCTTGATGTGCTTAGTGATGGTTACGGTTTTTTAAGAACTGCATCAAATTCTTATCTTTCAGGAGGTAATGATGTTTACGTTTCCCCTTCTCAGATTAGACTTTTTAATTTAAGGACCGGTGATATTTTATATGGGCAAATTAGATCGCCTAGAGATGGTGAGAGATTTTTTGCCATGGTTAAAATTAAATCTATCAATAATCAAGATCCTACATTTGCCCAAAACAGAATACCTTTTGATAATTTAACACCTCTTTATCCTAATATTAAATTGAATCTTGAATATGAAAATTGCAATATTTCTACAAGACTTATTAATCTTTTTTCACCTATAGGTAAGGGACAAAGAGCTTTAATAGTTTCTCCTCCAAAAGCGGGAAAGACTACCTTGCTTCAAAAAATAGCTAACGCAATAACTACTAATTATTCGGATGTTATTTTGATGATATTGCTTATTGATGAGAGGCCAGAAGAAGTTACAGATATGATTCGCAGTGTTAAAGGCGAGGTGATTGCATCTAATTTTGATGAACAGGCTAGTAGGCATGTTCAGGTAGCAGAAATGGTTATTGAAAAGGCAAAAAGGCTTGTTGAAAACAAAAAAGATGTTGTTATTTTACTTGATTCTATTACAAGGCTTGCAAGGGCATATAATCAAACTATGCCAACTTCTGGTAAAATTTTATCGGGTGGGGTAGATTCTAATGCTCTTCATAAACCAAAGAGGTTTTTTGGATCTGCTAGAAATATTGAGGAAGGCGGAAGTTTAACTATTATAGCTACTGCTTTGGTTGATACTGGAAGCAAAATGGATGAAGTTATTTTTGAAGAATTTAAAAGTACCGGTAATATGGAATTAATTCTTGATAGAAGTTTGGCAGATAGAAGACTTTTCCCCGCCATTAATATTAAAAAGTCAGGTACCAGAAAAGAAGAGTTACTGTTAAGTGAAGAGGAGCGTTCTAAGATTTTACTTATTAGAAGAATACTAGGAGGCGTTGATGATTATGAGGGAGTTGAAGTTTTAATAGAAAAGATGAAAAAAAGCAAAAATAATGAGATTTTTTTAAAGACTATGAGCAATGGTAATTAA
- a CDS encoding type B 50S ribosomal protein L31, translating to MRKGVHPKNNLVVFKDGSNGAMFLTRSTLNSKETIKYTDGKEYPLITVEITSRSHPFYTGQQKFVDAAGRIDKFNKRYKKS from the coding sequence ATGAGAAAAGGTGTACATCCTAAAAATAATTTAGTCGTATTTAAAGACGGATCAAATGGAGCAATGTTTTTAACCAGGTCTACTTTGAATTCAAAGGAAACTATTAAATATACTGATGGAAAGGAATATCCATTGATTACTGTGGAGATTACAAGTAGATCACATCCTTTTTATACTGGTCAACAAAAGTTTGTTGATGCAGCAGGAAGAATTGATAAATTTAATAAAAGGTATAAAAAGTCCTAA